Proteins encoded in a region of the Vicinamibacteria bacterium genome:
- the sat gene encoding sulfate adenylyltransferase: MGTETVGSVAVNGASLETHAQALEGRPPAEILAWAVENLAPVTFTTGFGPEGCVLIHLIGGNRLPVNLLTLDTGLLFPETQALWRQLEDRYGVTIRAVKPAQTVEEQARQFGDRLWERDPDRCCELRKVAPLRAALAGSRAWVSAIRRDQTPGRSSARVLEWDERFGLAKVNPLAAWSAADVRAYIREHNVPVNPLHERGYPSIGCVPCTTPALAGEDPRAGRWRGRGKTECGLHVAPRKLVVNPKPERESAKMSPLVAPHGGALVDRFVPPSEEWALGERAQALPALTLDARELADLELIATGAASPLEGFLGSADYTSVLERMRLADGTVWPLPLTLAVDDKVASRLRPGIEAALRDGRGRLWGLLEVSEVFERDPHHEARMVYGTEDPAHPGVAYLLARPRSLAAGRLHALPLPPDLPFAAHRLTPRQLREEILARGWRRVAGFQTRNPIHRAHEHLTKLALEFTDGLVIHPLVGETKNDDVPAAVRFRAYEVLVEKYYPKKRTLLAVFPAAMRYAGPREALFHALVRKNYGITDLIVGRDHAGVGKFYGPFESQEIFDRFDAVELGVRPLKLEPTFFCQACDTVASLRTCPHEASSRLELSGTKVRELLRSGRPLPPEFTRPEVAEILRAHYADKGNGLGRGFILWFTGLSGSGKSTLASALRNRLRSRRPVEILDGDEVRTYLSKGLGFSREDRDTNIRRIGYVARILGRNGVVAITAAISPYRETREEVRRLAAAEDVPFVEVFAHAELAALIQRDVKGLYEKALAGEISHFTGISDPYEPPVDPDLVVRSDNESVEESVERILAALHGRGLLEAAVPQAVAS, translated from the coding sequence TTGGGAACCGAGACGGTTGGGTCCGTGGCCGTGAACGGCGCGTCGCTGGAGACCCACGCCCAGGCACTAGAAGGGCGTCCACCGGCCGAGATTCTCGCCTGGGCGGTCGAAAACCTCGCCCCCGTCACCTTTACCACCGGCTTCGGTCCCGAAGGCTGCGTTCTCATCCATCTGATTGGAGGAAACCGACTTCCGGTCAATCTTCTAACCCTCGACACCGGCCTCCTTTTTCCCGAGACCCAAGCGCTCTGGCGACAGCTCGAGGACCGATACGGCGTCACCATCCGCGCTGTGAAACCAGCCCAGACCGTCGAGGAGCAGGCCCGGCAGTTCGGCGACCGCCTCTGGGAGCGCGACCCTGACCGCTGCTGCGAGCTGCGCAAGGTCGCACCCCTGCGAGCGGCCCTGGCCGGCTCCCGGGCCTGGGTGAGCGCGATCCGCAGGGACCAGACGCCAGGACGATCCTCCGCTCGCGTCCTGGAGTGGGACGAGCGGTTCGGCTTGGCCAAGGTCAACCCGCTCGCAGCCTGGAGCGCCGCCGACGTCCGGGCGTACATCCGGGAGCACAACGTTCCCGTGAACCCGCTCCACGAGCGGGGCTACCCGAGCATCGGTTGCGTGCCCTGCACCACCCCGGCCCTTGCCGGGGAGGATCCGCGGGCCGGCCGCTGGCGGGGTCGCGGGAAGACGGAATGCGGGCTTCACGTCGCCCCCCGGAAACTCGTCGTTAACCCGAAACCCGAACGGGAGAGTGCAAAGATGTCCCCACTCGTTGCGCCGCACGGCGGCGCCCTCGTCGACCGGTTCGTCCCCCCTTCTGAAGAATGGGCCCTAGGGGAGCGGGCCCAGGCCCTTCCGGCCCTAACCCTCGACGCGCGGGAACTGGCCGACCTCGAGCTGATCGCCACCGGGGCGGCCAGCCCCCTCGAGGGCTTCCTGGGATCGGCCGACTACACGAGCGTGCTCGAGCGGATGCGGCTCGCCGACGGCACGGTGTGGCCGCTGCCTCTGACCCTGGCCGTGGACGACAAGGTGGCCTCCCGCCTGCGGCCGGGGATCGAGGCCGCACTCCGCGACGGCAGGGGCCGGCTCTGGGGCCTCCTCGAGGTCAGCGAGGTCTTCGAGCGGGATCCCCACCACGAGGCACGGATGGTCTACGGGACCGAAGACCCCGCCCATCCCGGCGTGGCCTATCTCCTCGCGCGCCCACGCTCCTTGGCCGCGGGTCGTCTCCACGCGCTGCCGCTGCCCCCCGACCTCCCTTTCGCCGCCCACCGGCTCACGCCCCGGCAGCTCCGGGAAGAGATCCTGGCGCGGGGCTGGCGCCGCGTGGCGGGGTTCCAGACCCGCAACCCCATCCACCGCGCCCACGAGCACCTGACTAAGCTCGCCCTGGAGTTCACGGACGGCCTCGTCATTCACCCTCTGGTCGGCGAGACCAAGAACGACGACGTGCCCGCGGCCGTCCGCTTCCGCGCCTACGAGGTCTTGGTTGAGAAGTACTACCCCAAGAAGCGGACGCTCCTCGCCGTCTTCCCCGCCGCCATGCGCTACGCAGGCCCCCGGGAGGCGCTCTTCCACGCCCTGGTGCGGAAGAACTACGGCATCACGGACCTGATCGTGGGCCGCGACCATGCCGGGGTGGGCAAGTTCTACGGTCCCTTCGAGTCGCAGGAAATCTTCGACCGCTTCGATGCCGTGGAGCTGGGCGTCCGCCCCTTGAAGCTGGAGCCCACGTTTTTCTGCCAGGCGTGCGACACCGTCGCCTCGCTTCGGACCTGCCCCCACGAGGCCTCCTCGCGCCTTGAGCTGTCGGGGACGAAAGTGCGAGAGCTGCTTCGAAGCGGGCGTCCCCTGCCCCCCGAGTTCACCCGTCCCGAGGTGGCGGAGATCCTCCGCGCGCACTACGCGGACAAGGGAAATGGCCTCGGCCGCGGATTCATCCTCTGGTTTACGGGCCTGTCCGGATCCGGCAAGAGCACACTCGCCTCCGCTCTCCGGAATCGGCTGCGCTCGCGCCGGCCGGTGGAGATCCTGGACGGGGATGAGGTCCGGACCTACCTATCCAAAGGCCTGGGTTTTTCGAGGGAGGATCGCGACACCAACATCCGCCGCATCGGTTACGTAGCCCGCATCCTCGGCCGCAACGGGGTGGTGGCAATCACCGCCGCGATCTCGCCCTATCGCGAGACACGGGAGGAGGTGCGCCGGCTCGCCGCCGCGGAGGACGTGCCCTTCGTCGAGGTCTTCGCCCACGCTGAGCTCGCGGCCCTCATTCAGCGGGACGTGAAGGGGCTCTACGAGAAGGCCCTGGCCGGAGAGATCTCCCATTTCACGGGAATCTCCGATCCCTACGAGCCGCCCGTCGACCCCGACCTGGTCGTCCGCAGCGACAACGAGTCGGTGGAGGAGAGTGTCGAGCGGATCCTGGCCGCCCTCCACGGGCGCGGCCTCCTGGAAGCGGCGGTGCCGCAGGCGGTGGCGTCGTGA
- a CDS encoding bifunctional precorrin-2 dehydrogenase/sirohydrochlorin ferrochelatase, whose protein sequence is MSDPVFPVFLRLAGRKVLVVGGGTVAASKLRGLQKASARVTVVAPEIRPEIEEAGVRLLRRRFRPKDLTGAWLVVAAATPEVNRRVADAADARQVFVNAVDDPGSASAYLGGVFHRAGVTVSISTGGEAPALAGLLRQGLEELVPEEVGDWLEQARTLRREWRAKHTPMAGRRPLLLEALNRLYGEGGNARVAGAQPGLRP, encoded by the coding sequence GTGAGCGACCCTGTCTTTCCGGTCTTCCTGCGCCTCGCGGGCCGAAAGGTACTGGTGGTCGGGGGCGGGACGGTGGCGGCCTCCAAGCTCCGCGGGCTGCAGAAGGCCAGCGCCCGGGTCACGGTCGTGGCCCCGGAGATCCGTCCCGAGATCGAAGAAGCCGGGGTCCGCCTGCTGCGTCGGCGCTTCCGGCCGAAGGACCTGACGGGCGCCTGGCTCGTGGTCGCCGCCGCCACCCCCGAGGTGAACCGGCGCGTCGCCGACGCGGCGGATGCGCGACAGGTCTTCGTCAATGCCGTGGACGACCCGGGGAGCGCCAGCGCCTACCTGGGAGGGGTCTTCCACCGAGCGGGGGTCACCGTCTCCATCTCCACCGGGGGCGAGGCCCCCGCTTTGGCGGGCCTGCTGCGCCAGGGGTTGGAAGAACTCGTCCCCGAGGAGGTCGGTGATTGGCTTGAGCAGGCGCGGACCCTCCGGCGTGAGTGGCGGGCGAAGCACACTCCCATGGCGGGCCGGCGCCCCCTCCTGCTCGAGGCGCTCAACCGGCTCTATGGCGAAGGGGGCAACGCTCGCGTCGCCGGCGCCCAGCCGGGGCTGAGGCCGTGA